The stretch of DNA CACTTGCTTGTGTTTCTTGTTCCCTTCGGAAGGGTGCGCGGCAGCGGGTTGAGGCCCCGGAAACAGGTGAGGTTGTTACGATTTTCAACCCTCGCCAGCAGACTTAGAAAGAGCATTTTGTTTGGAAGGGTACGCAAGTGATTGGGTTAACAGCCATAGGTCGGGCAACAGTACAAGTACTCGATTTAAATCGCCCCATGATGATGGCCATTCGGGCAGAAGAGGAATTGTTGGGTCGTCATCCGCCGCCTTGAGGTGCTTGACAACGGGCATTGTTTGACGCAGGGCTTTGCAGAGTAGGGCTACGGTTTCGTCGCCACGGAATAGGGGTTGCCGATTGGAGATGGCGACGGTAAAGAAGTTAGGTGGCCCCTGGGGTTTGGGCGCGGCGGTAGCGCATGGATGGGTAGAGGAATTGATGCGCTTAGGGTAGGTTATTGGGTAGGAAAACTAACAGGGGAGTTGGGTTCCGCTGTGCTCCACCCAACCTACAGTAGCTGCTTGATTTTAGATTGAATCACCTCAAACCATTGCTGAACAAGGGCTTTGGAGGGTCGTCACCGATTAAGAGACCAGTACCTTGTGGTGTTCTTGCCAAAATATGGGAAAGATTTGAATGTGGTCATTAGTCCACCAATTCCTTCCAAGGCAAGGCGATTATGAGTGAAGCCATCTACATCCAGCATGGTCAGGCATTGACCCGTATGGAACTGACCAAATATAGCAGGGAAGATGACTTCCAGGCGCTGTTAGAGGCGCATGTAGATTTGCTAGCAGGTGATCAAGTAAATCCTAAGTCACCCCGTCGTTGGTTATTGATAAAGCGGGAAGCGGGGATTCCCGGTTCAGAAGGGGGGAAAGATCGCTGGTCTTTAGATCACCTCTTTATAGACCAAGATGCGACCCCAACACTTGTAGAGATTAAACGTCAGAGTGATACTCGGTTGCGCCGAGAAGTCGTGGGTCAAATGATGGACTACGCTGCCAACGCTACAGTTTACTGGCCTGGTGAAACTCTCAAGGATCTTTTCTACCAGACCGCAACAGACAGAGGTGAAACTCCTGAAACTCTACTAGCCGATTTTCTAAAAGGCAGTAGTTTTGATGGATCTGAGGAAGAGTTCTGGCAAGAAGCTCACAGAAAACTCCGTGCTGGTGATGTACGGCTCATTTTTGTAGCTGATCGTATTCCTCCTGAATTACAACGCATCGTTGAATTCCTGAATGAACGAATGAGTCCTACAGAGGTTCTTGCCCTTGAATTACGACGTTACAGCGGTGGAGAATTTAGCACACACATTCCTCGTATAATAGGCCAAACCTCTGCCGCTCAAATTGCCAAAAACAACGGTATACCTCCAAAATCTGCTCACCGTCTAACCTGGACAGAGGCGGATTTTGTCAAATATCTTATTGAAAATTTTGAAGATGAAAAGGCTTCTGCTATTCAAAAGGTTTTGGATTTTTGCAGGGCAAGCAAATTTAATAAGATCGAATTTGGAACAGGCCAGAAACCCTCACTCAATCCGAAGTGCTTGGCGATTAGTAAGTGTTCACCCATTACCATCTGGCCAGATGGCCAACTTAGTATCAAGCTTAGTTGGCTTGATGGAACTGAAACCTCAAGAGCTTTTCGAGATAAGTTTCAAGCAAAGTTGCGAGAAGCAGGATTGCCTTACGAGTATTTGGATTTGCCAGGAAGAATTATTTCTGTCGCCATCAGTGATTGGATGGAATGGACTGATCAACTGCTAGAAGCTATGCGGGGTGCAGCAGAGGAAGTCTTAAATCCTGAGGTTTATCAGCCATTGATTGATCCCAGTCGCCTCAGCCGTTTTGGTGATGCTGGGGATGAAGTTCATCAGACTTGGAGTTTTAGCAAGTAGGTCAGGTATCTGCGCCGCGCAAAAGATATTGATATTTTTGACTAAAAGTGCGGTGGTTTTGACCAAAGATAGTGACTTCATCGATTTAGTTTGTCGATTAGGCACATCACCTCAAATTTTATGGCTAACCTGCGGGAATGTAACGAATCGAAACTTGCGCCAATTGCTGATGATTACTTTACCCGATGCGCTTGAACAACTGCGCCAAGGAGCAATGATTGTTGAAATTAGCAGCTCCATATAGTTTCAGATTGAATGAGTTCAAGGCAATGGTGGGCAGTGTCTATCCTACAACTGCTCTACGGTTGACGGGGAGCGTCTGTACCACTATTCTCTTACGTTAAGCCGTTCATTCGGACAGTGATTCTGCAGAACTCGAAGACCTTGGCGCTGTCCGCAGGTGTTTGCACCACCTACGAACAGCTGACCCCGCAAATCTACCGCGCAGATTGCGAGGCTAGGCAGATCGTACCCTAGCCACCCCAATTTGCACCTCAGCGGGTGGCTGGGGTTTTCGTGTTCTGTTTTCTGCAAACAACACAAGGAAAACAGAACCCATGTTTGAATATCTCGAACCTGACGCCGCTGGGGCGTCCAATTTGCCGCCGTCTGCCGCTGGCAAACCGCAGCCCTATCCCGAGCGCCTGCGCCACCTACTCTACGGCAGCCGCGTAGGCATAGACCGCACCATCAAAATCCTCCACGCCTTTGGCTATGCCGATCCCAACGATTGGAGCGACCCCATCCCCACCGACCAGCCCGGCCAGTGGATGGTGGTTTTGACTAAGGTGCTTATGGCGGAGTAGAACGCAGACCTATCGGCTCAGCCGGGAGATGGCCGAGCCGATAGGTCAGAAGTCTTTTTAGCCTGACCATGCTTCTAGGGGAGCCTGCTTGGTGCGGCAAAAGACTTTGATGGCAAAGCGCACCAGCAGAATGGAGAAGGCCAGCACCACCACAGACATCACAAACAGACATCAAAATCGGATCCGTCAGAGCAAAGACGGCAAGCCATATCGTTTGACTCAATTGCGGGATTGGGCTGTGCCTTCAGCGCCTTTTTGGGCCGGAGTATCGCGATCGCTTTCCCCAGTATCTTCCCTAGA from Leptolyngbya sp. KIOST-1 encodes:
- a CDS encoding DUF5615 family PIN-like protein, translating into MKFIRLGVLASRSGICAAQKILIFLTKSAVVLTKDSDFIDLVCRLGTSPQILWLTCGNVTNRNLRQLLMITLPDALEQLRQGAMIVEISSSI